A single Tenacibaculum sp. 190524A02b DNA region contains:
- a CDS encoding riboflavin synthase produces the protein MFTGIIETLGVIADLKREQGNLHISVQSEITSELKIDQSVAHNGVCLTVVEINGDEYVVTAIQETLNKTNLEGLKVGDEVNLERGMKLGARLDGHIVQGHVDKTAVCNRIKDEDGSTIFTFVYDFDGENVTIEKGSITVNGVSLTVVNSKDNEFSVAIIPYTLAHTTFKNFEIGTKVNLEFDVIGKYVARLHSLNFSNQ, from the coding sequence ATGTTTACTGGAATTATAGAAACACTTGGTGTTATAGCGGATTTAAAAAGAGAGCAAGGAAATCTTCATATAAGTGTACAGTCGGAAATTACTTCTGAGTTAAAAATAGATCAAAGTGTAGCGCATAATGGCGTGTGTTTAACAGTTGTTGAAATTAACGGAGATGAGTACGTGGTTACTGCGATACAAGAGACTTTAAATAAAACAAACTTAGAAGGATTAAAAGTAGGTGATGAGGTGAATTTGGAAAGAGGAATGAAATTGGGAGCTAGATTAGATGGACATATTGTTCAAGGGCATGTAGATAAAACAGCAGTTTGTAACAGAATAAAGGATGAAGATGGGAGTACTATTTTTACGTTTGTTTATGATTTTGATGGTGAGAATGTAACTATAGAAAAAGGTTCTATTACAGTTAATGGTGTTAGTTTAACAGTGGTGAACTCAAAAGATAATGAGTTTAGTGTAGCAATTATACCTTATACATTAGCACATACTACTTTTAAAAACTTTGAAATAGGAACGAAGGTGAATTTAGAATTTGATGTGATAGGAAAGTATGTAGCAAGATTGCATAGTTTAAATTTTTCTAATCAATAG
- a CDS encoding efflux RND transporter periplasmic adaptor subunit encodes MRRIITIIITITVFASCGSKEQSVASVIGTKDLKVIRAKKDELDKKQQELAAQIKLLNNEIAKLDTNKKVPLITTIAAQEAEFVHYLDLQGSVQTKKNVLVYPEMPGQLVRIYVKEGQRVAKGQALAKIDDGGLSQQVAQAEAQAALAKTTYDRQKRLWEQKIGSEIQYLQTKTNYEALTRTVNQLKQQLGKSVIKAPFTGIVDDVIKEQGTVVAPGPGSEVFRVVNLGDMYIETDVPESYISTVKKGKEVQVEFPILGKTLASKIRQAGNFINPANRTFKVEIGVPNKDRSIKPNLTAKLKINDYTNPKAILIPQSIISENSKGEQYVYVVNKTGGKSVAKQVIIKTGKTQGDVIEVVEGVKSGAQIINEGARSVKDNQEVKILELAKK; translated from the coding sequence ATGAGAAGGATAATAACTATCATAATAACAATAACAGTATTTGCTTCTTGTGGAAGTAAAGAACAATCTGTAGCCTCGGTAATAGGTACAAAAGATTTAAAAGTAATTCGTGCTAAAAAAGACGAATTAGACAAAAAACAACAAGAGTTAGCGGCTCAAATAAAATTATTAAATAATGAAATAGCGAAGTTAGATACAAATAAAAAAGTACCTCTAATTACTACAATAGCTGCTCAAGAAGCTGAGTTTGTTCATTATTTAGATTTACAAGGAAGTGTACAGACCAAGAAAAATGTACTAGTGTATCCTGAAATGCCAGGACAATTAGTTAGAATCTATGTAAAAGAAGGACAACGAGTAGCCAAAGGACAAGCCTTAGCAAAAATAGACGATGGAGGTTTAAGTCAACAAGTAGCACAAGCAGAAGCACAAGCGGCTTTGGCAAAAACTACGTATGACAGACAAAAAAGACTTTGGGAACAAAAAATAGGTTCTGAAATTCAGTATTTACAAACTAAAACAAATTACGAAGCCTTAACTAGAACGGTTAATCAGTTAAAGCAACAATTAGGAAAAAGCGTAATTAAAGCACCTTTTACAGGAATTGTAGATGATGTAATTAAAGAACAAGGAACTGTAGTGGCTCCTGGACCAGGATCGGAAGTGTTTAGAGTGGTGAACTTAGGAGATATGTATATTGAAACAGATGTTCCTGAAAGCTATATTTCTACTGTTAAGAAAGGGAAAGAAGTTCAAGTTGAATTCCCAATATTAGGGAAAACACTAGCGTCTAAAATTCGTCAAGCAGGAAATTTTATCAATCCAGCTAATAGAACTTTTAAAGTAGAGATAGGAGTACCAAATAAAGATAGAAGTATAAAACCTAATCTTACAGCTAAATTAAAAATTAACGATTATACAAATCCTAAAGCCATATTAATTCCTCAAAGTATCATTTCAGAAAACTCAAAAGGAGAGCAATATGTATATGTGGTAAATAAAACTGGAGGTAAATCAGTAGCGAAGCAAGTGATTATAAAAACTGGAAAAACACAAGGAGATGTTATTGAGGTAGTAGAAGGAGTTAAAAGTGGCGCGCAAATTATTAATGAAGGTGCAAGAAGTGTAAAAGATAATCAGGAAGTTAAAATTTTAGAGCTAGCTAAAAAATAA
- a CDS encoding TolC family protein, whose product MRKYIYSVFVFFLTSVVLAQEKEMRLSMQGAIEYAIKNNYDNKIASKNIEAAHERKWETTTMGLPQINGKVDYQNWLKQQVSIFPAGFADGFSQIRQLGDFYDLSSLGVIKDIPDAPTGGLAVPFGTKQSVNASVTLTQLLFDGSYLVGLQSAKTYLKISEQAKEKTELSTREAVVNAYGNVLVTEKSIEILESNKRVLEKNLNETQKIYDNGLTELENVEQLQITLGNIENNLNNAKRMKEIAYQMLNISLGNAIETKLVLTDSLDNLVVSNTDLSLLTKVFDVSKHIDYRMIENDRESKRLLIRLEQSKALPSLSAFINYGANANSDTFTFFDSSQQWFDYSLFGVSLNVPIFSSFGRRAKTARARIELENADIKKEEVKQKLSLQAKTAKSEYQLSIENYETAKKNLALAERIEKKQQVKFFEGISSSFDLLQAQNQLYTQQNTYMQSMLNVIAKKAKLENALNISIK is encoded by the coding sequence ATGAGAAAATACATATACAGTGTATTTGTATTCTTTTTAACGAGTGTTGTACTCGCACAAGAAAAAGAGATGCGTTTATCAATGCAGGGGGCTATTGAATACGCTATAAAAAATAACTACGACAATAAGATTGCTTCAAAAAATATTGAAGCAGCTCATGAAAGAAAGTGGGAAACTACTACTATGGGGTTACCGCAAATTAACGGTAAAGTAGATTACCAAAACTGGTTAAAACAGCAGGTGTCTATTTTCCCAGCTGGTTTTGCAGATGGGTTTAGTCAAATAAGACAATTAGGAGATTTTTACGATTTATCTTCTTTAGGTGTTATTAAAGATATACCAGATGCTCCTACAGGAGGTTTAGCAGTTCCTTTTGGTACGAAACAAAGTGTAAATGCATCGGTAACTTTAACACAATTGTTATTTGATGGTTCATACTTAGTAGGCTTACAGTCAGCTAAAACCTATTTAAAAATTTCTGAGCAAGCTAAAGAAAAAACAGAGTTATCTACAAGAGAAGCTGTTGTTAATGCTTATGGAAATGTGTTAGTTACTGAAAAATCAATTGAGATTTTAGAAAGTAATAAACGAGTTTTAGAAAAAAACTTGAATGAAACACAAAAAATTTATGACAATGGTTTAACTGAGCTTGAAAATGTAGAGCAATTACAAATTACCTTAGGTAATATTGAAAACAATTTGAATAATGCTAAAAGAATGAAAGAAATAGCGTATCAAATGTTGAATATCTCTTTAGGAAATGCCATTGAAACAAAGTTAGTTTTGACAGATTCTTTAGATAATCTAGTAGTATCAAATACAGATTTAAGTTTGTTAACCAAGGTGTTTGATGTAAGTAAGCATATTGATTACCGAATGATAGAGAATGATAGAGAGAGTAAACGTTTGTTAATACGATTAGAGCAAAGTAAAGCATTACCTAGTTTATCAGCATTTATTAACTATGGAGCAAATGCTAACTCAGATACTTTTACCTTTTTTGATAGTAGTCAGCAATGGTTTGATTATTCATTATTTGGAGTAAGTTTAAACGTACCTATCTTTAGTAGTTTTGGAAGACGTGCAAAGACAGCAAGAGCAAGAATTGAGTTGGAGAATGCAGATATCAAAAAAGAAGAGGTAAAACAGAAATTAAGCTTACAAGCTAAAACAGCAAAAAGTGAGTATCAATTAAGTATTGAAAATTACGAAACAGCGAAGAAAAACTTAGCCTTGGCAGAACGTATAGAGAAAAAACAACAAGTAAAGTTTTTTGAAGGAATCTCTTCAAGTTTTGACTTACTTCAAGCGCAAAACCAATTATACACACAGCAAAATACCTATATGCAATCTATGTTAAATGTGATTGCAAAGAAAGCAAAATTAGAAAACGCATTAAATATATCTATTAAATAA
- a CDS encoding patatin-like phospholipase family protein yields the protein MDLFQTIALSFSGGGYRAACFSLGTLSLLEKVGLLENVKAISTVSGGTITGVKYAQSQVEEKGFDVFFKEYYQWLEKDDLASNAISHLRWPLIWNKPENKHKRKNPINAFAIEYNEATNHVTLGQVQDMIAEKKTHLKRVIFNATDFDTTYHFRFQNIKGNRKRFGNGKAHGAYKDILDDIKLGDVIAASTAFPGGFEPIGFPSDFTEKYKELEEIGLMDGGILDNQGTSVFVSDVQNNTNEGYDLYFVSDVASPYTGKGFEFASKNKFSKYASWVSSAFTLLFMLVITVFFFLQKWLVSYTISVVFLAFLIFIQIGFFLLSNLMQQQTGIDQRLYLPPKRVGFYIVNRGKSLLRMASVIFLKNDRRQHAATLYSTFPTKIATSTVYELRCEDIYGEKTKKPERVRNWEKIVVYTKDINGLIIENSTKSAAFGTTLWFTKKDRSNDMLNVLIACGEYTACYNLIAHIVIHHGEEGVKTELFKQLIRLWDEFQKNPKYLVRERLKDL from the coding sequence ATGGATTTATTCCAAACTATTGCGCTAAGCTTTTCAGGCGGAGGCTATAGAGCGGCTTGTTTTTCATTAGGAACACTTTCTCTATTAGAAAAAGTAGGCTTGTTAGAAAATGTAAAAGCAATTTCTACTGTTTCTGGCGGTACAATTACAGGTGTTAAATATGCACAATCACAAGTAGAAGAAAAGGGGTTTGATGTCTTTTTTAAAGAATATTATCAATGGTTAGAAAAGGATGATTTAGCAAGTAATGCAATAAGTCATTTACGATGGCCTTTGATTTGGAATAAACCTGAAAATAAACATAAAAGAAAAAATCCCATCAATGCCTTTGCAATAGAGTATAATGAAGCTACTAATCATGTAACACTAGGGCAAGTTCAGGATATGATAGCGGAAAAGAAAACACATTTAAAAAGAGTAATTTTTAATGCAACTGATTTTGATACAACCTATCATTTTAGATTTCAAAATATAAAAGGAAATAGGAAACGATTTGGTAATGGTAAGGCACATGGAGCTTACAAAGATATATTAGATGATATTAAATTAGGTGATGTTATTGCAGCATCTACGGCTTTTCCTGGTGGATTTGAACCTATAGGTTTTCCTAGTGATTTTACTGAAAAGTACAAAGAATTAGAAGAGATTGGTTTAATGGATGGTGGGATTTTGGATAATCAGGGTACTTCTGTTTTTGTGTCTGATGTTCAAAATAATACAAATGAAGGGTATGATTTATATTTTGTGAGTGATGTAGCATCACCCTATACAGGAAAGGGGTTTGAGTTTGCGTCTAAAAATAAGTTTAGTAAATATGCCTCTTGGGTATCTAGTGCGTTTACCTTGCTTTTTATGTTGGTGATAACAGTATTTTTCTTTTTGCAAAAATGGTTGGTTTCTTATACGATAAGTGTAGTGTTTTTAGCTTTTTTAATTTTTATTCAAATAGGATTTTTTTTACTGTCAAATTTAATGCAACAACAAACAGGAATTGATCAACGGTTGTATTTACCGCCAAAAAGGGTTGGCTTCTATATTGTTAACAGAGGGAAGTCTTTGTTACGTATGGCAAGTGTTATTTTTCTGAAAAACGATAGAAGGCAACATGCTGCAACCTTGTATAGTACATTTCCTACTAAAATAGCTACATCAACCGTGTATGAATTACGTTGTGAAGATATTTATGGAGAAAAAACTAAAAAACCAGAACGAGTAAGGAATTGGGAAAAGATAGTGGTGTATACTAAAGATATTAATGGCTTAATAATTGAAAACTCAACAAAAAGTGCTGCTTTTGGAACTACGTTGTGGTTCACTAAAAAAGATAGGTCTAATGATATGCTAAATGTATTAATAGCCTGTGGAGAATATACAGCTTGCTATAATTTAATCGCACATATTGTTATTCATCATGGCGAAGAAGGTGTAAAAACTGAGTTGTTTAAACAATTGATAAGGTTGTGGGATGAGTTTCAGAAGAACCCTAAGTATTTAGTAAGAGAAAGGTTGAAGGATTTGTAA
- a CDS encoding polyprenyl synthetase family protein, with protein MDLLQYHSDFINYLEKQNFNREPKNLYEPIDYILQLGGKRIRPILTLIAADIFSGSYKDALPAALAVEVFHNFTLVHDDIMDDAPLRRGKETVHEKWNINTGILSGDAMLILAYQYFENYKPTVFQKLAQLFSKTALEVCDGQQLDVDFETRNDVTIGEYIKMITLKTSVLVAAALKMGAIVTETDDAQADLLYNYGLNLGIAFQLQDDYLDTFGNPETFGKQIGGDIIENKKTYLYLKALEVSNNNDKENLLNFYNGKEKNIEEKIEQVTAIFNNNNIPEHTEQLIEYYTNKSFEYLQDLAISDEAKEGLRAFGMNLMSRKV; from the coding sequence TTGGACTTACTACAATATCATTCAGATTTTATAAATTATTTAGAAAAGCAAAACTTCAATAGAGAGCCTAAAAACTTATACGAACCTATTGATTATATACTTCAACTTGGTGGAAAAAGGATAAGACCCATCTTAACATTAATTGCTGCTGATATTTTTTCTGGTAGCTATAAGGATGCTTTACCTGCCGCGCTTGCCGTAGAAGTTTTTCACAACTTTACATTGGTACATGATGATATTATGGATGATGCTCCTTTACGAAGAGGCAAAGAAACGGTACATGAAAAGTGGAACATTAATACAGGGATTTTATCTGGTGATGCTATGTTAATTTTAGCGTATCAGTATTTCGAAAACTACAAACCTACTGTTTTTCAAAAACTTGCTCAACTATTTAGTAAAACAGCTTTAGAAGTATGTGATGGCCAACAGTTGGATGTTGATTTTGAAACTAGAAATGACGTTACTATTGGTGAATATATAAAAATGATAACTCTTAAAACTTCAGTTTTAGTTGCAGCTGCATTAAAAATGGGGGCAATAGTTACTGAAACTGATGATGCACAAGCTGATTTACTTTATAATTATGGATTAAATTTAGGTATTGCTTTTCAATTACAAGATGATTACCTAGACACCTTTGGGAATCCAGAAACTTTTGGTAAACAAATAGGTGGAGATATTATTGAAAATAAAAAGACCTACCTCTATTTAAAAGCTTTGGAAGTAAGTAATAATAACGATAAAGAAAACTTATTAAACTTCTACAATGGAAAAGAAAAAAATATTGAAGAAAAAATAGAACAAGTCACAGCTATTTTCAATAACAATAATATTCCTGAACACACGGAACAACTTATTGAATACTACACCAATAAATCTTTTGAGTATTTACAAGATTTAGCTATTAGTGATGAGGCAAAGGAGGGATTACGCGCCTTTGGAATGAATTTAATGAGCAGAAAAGTTTAA
- a CDS encoding TetR/AcrR family transcriptional regulator: MKDKILEKAGEMFLNFGFKSVTMDDIARELGVSKKTLYKYFSNKVALVDAATEAVQKAIDSTILYIKEQQYNAIEEEFAVKAIFKEMFKNAKTSPMYQLKKYYPETYTKLMEREVCMFRDCNLDNLIKGVEQGLYRSDIKKDLIVNFYFTLIFGVFESDLYSHEIQEVLKIEYEILEYHIRAIATEKGLKELEKQLKIINQNK; this comes from the coding sequence ATGAAAGATAAGATTTTAGAGAAAGCTGGAGAAATGTTTTTAAACTTCGGGTTTAAAAGTGTTACGATGGATGATATTGCTAGGGAGTTAGGAGTATCTAAAAAAACCTTATATAAATATTTTTCTAATAAAGTTGCTTTAGTTGATGCTGCTACAGAAGCTGTTCAAAAAGCTATTGATAGTACTATTTTATATATAAAAGAGCAGCAGTATAATGCTATTGAGGAAGAATTTGCAGTTAAAGCCATTTTTAAAGAAATGTTTAAAAATGCGAAAACATCACCCATGTACCAATTGAAAAAATACTACCCAGAAACTTACACAAAGTTAATGGAGCGTGAAGTATGTATGTTTAGAGATTGCAATTTAGATAATTTAATAAAGGGAGTAGAACAAGGCTTGTACAGGAGCGATATTAAAAAAGATTTAATCGTCAATTTCTATTTCACATTAATTTTTGGAGTATTTGAAAGTGATTTGTATAGCCATGAAATACAAGAAGTGCTGAAAATAGAATATGAAATATTAGAATACCATATAAGAGCTATTGCTACAGAAAAAGGATTGAAAGAGTTAGAGAAACAATTAAAAATAATAAACCAAAACAAATAA